A genomic window from Cucumis melo cultivar AY chromosome 8, USDA_Cmelo_AY_1.0, whole genome shotgun sequence includes:
- the LOC103491182 gene encoding laccase-11, whose protein sequence is MAILVYGSHLGLLLLLTFFVGPLPFLAESAIKKYQFDIQVKNVSRLCNAKPIVTVNGMFPGPTIYVREGDRVLINVTNNAQYNMSIHWHGLKQQRNGWADGPAYITQCPIKTGNSYTYDITVTGQRGTLWWHAHILWLRATVYGAFVIMPKLGTPFPFPQPNLEANIVLGEWWNSDVETIVNQANKLGLPPQTSDAHTINGKPGPLFPCSDKHTYALEVESGKTYLLRIINAALNDELFFAIAGHSLTVVEIDAVYTKPFTTTAILIAPGQTTNVLVKADQAPGRYFMAARPFMDAPIPVDNKTVTAILQYKGIPTTILPSLPTLPLPNDTNFALSYNNKLRSLNTPLFPTNVPIKIDRHLFYTIGLGANPCASCLNGTQLTASLNNITFVMPKTGLLQAHYFNIPGVFTADFPDRPAVPFNYTGVPLTANLATTLGTRLSKLAFNSTVELVLQDTNMLTVESHPFHLHGYNFFVVGTGIGNFDPKNDPLKYNLIDPPERNTVGVPTGGWAAIRFRADNPGVWFMHCHLELHTMWGLKMAFVVENGKSAEESILPPPADLPPC, encoded by the exons ATGGCAATCTTAGTATATGGTTCTCACCTGGGATTGCTGCTTCTCCTCACATTCTTTGTTGGACCTCTCCCTTTTCTGGCTGAATCAGCAATTAAGAAATACCAATTTGAT ATTCAAGTGAAGAATGTGAGCAGGCTATGCAATGCCAAACCAATTGTCACGGTGAACGGAATGTTCCCTGGGCCGACGATATATGTTCGAGAAGGCGACCGAGTTCTCATAAATGTCACAAACAATGCACAATATAACATGTCTATTCACTG GCATGGGTTGAAACAACAAAGAAACGGTTGGGCAGATGGACCAGCTTATATTACACAGTGTCCGATTAAGACAGGCAATAGCTACACTTATGACATTACTGTCACAGGACAACGAGGGACTTTGTGGTGGCATGCCCACATTTTGTGGCTAAGAGCCACAGTTTATGGGGCTTTTGTTATTATGCCTAAACTAGGAACTCCGTTCCCATTTCCTCAACCAAATTTGGAGGCTAATATCGTCTTAG GAGAATGGTGGAATTCAGATGTTGAAACTATTGTTAATCAAGCCAACAAATTGGGACTTCCACCCCAAACCTCCGACGCTCACACCATCAACGGCAAACCAGGCCCTCTCTTCCCTTGCTCAGACAAAC ATACATACGCATTGGAAGTAGAGTCCGGAAAAACATACCTGTTAAGGATCATCAATGCTGCGCTTAATGACGAGCTCTTCTTCGCCATTGCCGGCCACTCCCTGACCGTCGTGGAGATCGATGCCGTCTACACAAAACCTTTCACAACCACCGCCATTCTCATAGCCCCAGGCCAAACCACCAATGTTCTGGTTAAGGCTGATCAAGCCCCTGGCAGGTACTTCATGGCAGCTCGACCCTTCATGGACGCACCAATACCTGTCGACAACAAGACCGTTACTGCCATTTTGCAGTACAAAGGAATTCCTACCACAATCCTTCCTTCTCTGCCAACTCTGCCTCTTCCCAACGACACCAATTTTGCTCTGTCCTACAACAACAAGCTCAGAAGCTTGAACACTCCTCTGTTCCCAACCAATGTCCCCATTAAAATCGACAGGCATCTGTTTTACACCATCGGTTTAGGAGCAAACCCATGTGCCAGTTGCTTGAATGGAACGCAACTGACGGCTTCATTAAACAACATTACTTTTGTGATGCCTAAGACAGGGCTTCTgcaggctcattacttcaacatCCCTGGTGTCTTCACTGCTGACTTTCCTGACCGGCCAGCCGTGCCGTTTAACTATACGGGTGTGCCATTGACGGCGAATTTGGCGACGACTTTAGGGACGAGGCTGAGTAAGTTGGCGTTTAATTCTACGGTTGAGTTAGTGTTGCAAGACACCAATATGCTGACTGTTGAATCGCATCCGTTTCATCTCCACGGCTACAATTTCTTCGTGGTCGGTACTGGAATCGGTAACTTCGATCCCAAGAATGATCCTTTGAAGTATAACCTGATTGATCCTCCCGAAAGGAATACGGTCGGTGTCCCTACCGGTGGTTGGGCTGCTATCAGATTCAGAGCAGATAATCCAG GGGTTTGGTTCATGCATTGTCACCTGGAGTTACACACAATGTGGGGTTTGAAGATGGCGTTTGTGGTTGAGAATGGAAAATCAGCTGAAGAATCAATTCTGCCGCCGCCGGCGGACCTTCCACCATGCTAG